In one Candidatus Paceibacterota bacterium genomic region, the following are encoded:
- a CDS encoding tetratricopeptide repeat protein, whose protein sequence is MLCLLLALLTVAIFLPVAWQGFVNYDDSDYVTENTHVQGGLKWTNIVWAFTTGHASNWHPLTWLSHMLDSQLFGLNAGGHHLVSVAFHIANALLLFLLLRCMTGALWRSLVVAGLFSLHPLHVESVAWASERKDVLSAFFFLLTIWAYARYAEGGMPVAEGRRPGLEVSGGQPASSIASWSCGCRLGPGIWYLLALGCFGLGLMSKPMLVTLPFVLVLLDYWPLRRFRCAAVGRLVLEKVPFLLLAAASSVITFIVQRKGGAVSTSLTLGERLANALVSYVRYIGKMLWPKDLSILYPHPGHWPAWQVVGSAVLLVAVCVVVFLLARRRPYLAVGWLWFCGTLVPVIGLVQVGIQSMADRYTYLPLIGLFIMVAWGLEELVPERPWRGGVLAIVAALSLAVCALLTERQIRFWRDSEALFRHAVQVTANNYLAYNNLGFYLNGRGRTSEAMENYRMALKINPAYEDALNNLGYALAGQKKFAEAVPLYEAALRVRPNHAEVHNNLGNALSELGRIDEAIQHYRIVLEQKPEHADAHNNLGIALAMKGKLDEAVPHFYAAIRYKPNYASAHSNLGNALAVQHKLDEAIKEYQTALRLKPEDPQAHNNLGNALAEQGKAEEAIDHYREAIRLNAVNPEAHFNLALALLRLGKREEAINHLTEALRLKPDYAEAQNQLKSLTGRSGP, encoded by the coding sequence GTGCTTTGCCTGTTGCTGGCGCTGCTCACGGTGGCCATCTTCCTGCCCGTTGCCTGGCAGGGTTTTGTCAACTACGACGATTCGGACTATGTCACCGAGAACACGCACGTCCAGGGCGGACTGAAGTGGACGAACATTGTCTGGGCTTTTACTACCGGCCACGCCAGCAATTGGCATCCGCTGACCTGGCTTTCGCATATGCTGGACAGCCAGCTATTCGGCCTCAACGCCGGCGGCCACCACTTGGTGAGTGTGGCCTTTCACATCGCCAACGCCCTCCTGCTCTTTCTGCTCTTGCGGTGCATGACGGGCGCGCTGTGGCGCAGCCTGGTGGTTGCGGGATTGTTTTCCTTGCACCCGCTCCACGTCGAATCGGTCGCCTGGGCTTCGGAACGCAAGGATGTGCTCAGCGCGTTTTTCTTTCTGCTGACAATTTGGGCGTATGCGAGATATGCCGAAGGCGGAATGCCGGTGGCTGAAGGCAGGAGGCCGGGGCTGGAGGTCAGCGGCGGGCAACCGGCCTCATCCATCGCGTCGTGGTCCTGCGGTTGCCGTTTGGGACCCGGCATCTGGTATCTGCTTGCCCTCGGCTGCTTCGGCCTGGGCCTGATGAGCAAGCCGATGCTCGTCACGCTGCCGTTTGTGCTGGTGCTGCTGGATTATTGGCCGTTGCGGCGTTTCCGGTGTGCAGCCGTCGGGCGGTTGGTTCTGGAAAAGGTGCCGTTCCTTCTGCTGGCGGCGGCTTCGAGCGTGATCACCTTTATCGTGCAACGCAAAGGCGGCGCCGTCTCGACCAGCCTGACGCTCGGGGAGCGCCTTGCTAACGCGCTTGTTTCTTACGTCCGATACATCGGCAAGATGTTGTGGCCTAAGGACCTTTCGATCCTCTATCCCCATCCGGGCCATTGGCCTGCCTGGCAGGTGGTTGGGTCCGCGGTCCTGCTGGTGGCTGTCTGCGTTGTTGTCTTTCTGTTGGCGCGCCGAAGGCCATACCTGGCCGTGGGCTGGTTGTGGTTTTGCGGCACGCTGGTGCCGGTTATCGGACTGGTGCAGGTGGGCATCCAGTCCATGGCCGACCGCTATACCTATCTCCCCCTCATCGGGCTGTTCATTATGGTGGCGTGGGGGCTTGAGGAACTGGTCCCCGAGCGGCCTTGGCGCGGGGGGGTGCTGGCTATAGTGGCCGCGTTGTCGCTGGCAGTCTGCGCTTTGCTGACTGAACGGCAAATCCGGTTCTGGCGCGATAGTGAGGCCCTCTTCCGGCACGCTGTCCAAGTAACGGCCAACAACTACCTCGCCTACAATAACCTGGGATTCTACCTGAACGGCCGAGGCAGGACCTCCGAGGCGATGGAGAACTACCGCATGGCCTTGAAGATCAATCCCGCTTACGAGGACGCTCTCAACAACCTCGGCTATGCGCTGGCCGGCCAGAAGAAGTTCGCTGAAGCTGTCCCGCTATACGAGGCCGCCTTGCGGGTGCGGCCCAATCACGCCGAGGTCCACAACAACCTGGGTAATGCGTTGTCCGAGCTTGGCCGGATTGACGAGGCTATCCAGCACTATCGGATTGTGCTGGAACAGAAGCCGGAACATGCCGACGCGCACAATAACCTCGGCATCGCTCTTGCCATGAAGGGGAAGCTGGATGAGGCCGTGCCCCACTTCTATGCCGCAATCCGTTACAAACCCAATTACGCCAGCGCGCACAGCAACCTGGGCAACGCGTTAGCCGTGCAACACAAGCTGGATGAGGCCATAAAGGAATACCAAACCGCGCTGCGCCTCAAACCGGAGGATCCTCAGGCCCATAACAACCTGGGCAACGCGCTGGCTGAGCAAGGGAAGGCGGAGGAAGCCATAGACCACTACCGCGAGGCCATCCGACTGAATGCGGTTAATCCCGAGGCGCACTTCAATCTTGCGCTGGCCCTTCTGCGCCTGGGTAAGCGCGAAGAAGCCATAAACCATCTCACAGAGGCGTTGCGGCTCAAGCCGGATTACGCTGAGGCGCAGAATCAACTCAAGTCTCTGACGGGCCGATCCGGCCCATGA
- a CDS encoding sigma-70 family RNA polymerase sigma factor — protein sequence MPARERERSSYDGDTAIKLYLREIGQVKLLTPEEEIQLAARIKKGDKKAREQMIKANLRLVVKIARDYEGIGLPLLDLISEGNIGLMKAVERFDPAKGGKLSTYGSWWIKQSIKRALANQSKTIRLPVHLVDKISKMRRTSMRLQEELGREPTDEELGEELGISASRVSQMRMAAIRPASLDAPIGDEDSNNFSEVVQDESADTPYQHLEGKTVTKMLREMVKTLDHREATILRARFGLDGGPQKTLEEVGAKFGVTRERVRQIQNIALKKLRKMIEKMEATKS from the coding sequence CGCGCGAGCGGGAGCGTTCGAGCTACGACGGCGATACGGCTATCAAGCTCTACCTGCGTGAGATCGGGCAGGTCAAACTTCTGACGCCGGAGGAGGAGATCCAGCTGGCGGCGCGCATCAAGAAGGGCGACAAGAAGGCCCGCGAGCAAATGATCAAGGCGAATCTGCGTCTGGTCGTGAAGATCGCCCGCGACTACGAGGGCATCGGCCTGCCGCTGCTGGACCTGATCAGCGAAGGCAACATCGGCCTGATGAAGGCCGTGGAACGCTTTGACCCGGCCAAGGGCGGCAAGCTGTCCACCTACGGTTCGTGGTGGATCAAGCAGTCCATCAAGCGAGCGCTGGCCAACCAATCCAAGACCATTCGCCTGCCTGTGCACCTGGTGGACAAGATCTCCAAGATGCGCCGCACCTCGATGCGCTTGCAGGAGGAGCTGGGCCGGGAGCCGACGGACGAAGAGCTGGGCGAAGAGCTGGGCATCAGCGCCTCGCGCGTCTCGCAGATGCGCATGGCCGCCATTCGGCCCGCCTCGCTGGACGCGCCCATTGGCGACGAGGATTCGAACAACTTCTCCGAGGTTGTGCAGGACGAAAGCGCCGATACGCCCTACCAGCATCTCGAAGGCAAGACGGTGACCAAGATGCTGCGGGAGATGGTCAAGACGCTCGACCACCGCGAGGCGACCATTCTGCGGGCGCGCTTCGGACTGGACGGCGGTCCGCAAAAGACGCTGGAAGAAGTGGGGGCCAAGTTTGGCGTCACCCGTGAGCGAGTGCGGCAGATTCAGAACATCGCCTTGAAGAAGCTGCGCAAGATGATTGAGAAGATGGAGGCGACCAAGAGCTAA
- a CDS encoding adenine phosphoribosyltransferase, which translates to MSYPRPTPADIQKAIRNIPDFPQPGIQFKDITPVLADARLFSASIDLLTAPFKPGDVDAVVGIDARGFIFAAAAAVKLQAGFVPVRKKGKLPYRTLEQEYKLEYGTATVALHADALKAGSRVLLIDDLLATGGTAAAAAALVQRLEARILEISFLIELSFLAGRGKLKDYPVRSLVVY; encoded by the coding sequence ATGAGCTACCCACGCCCGACGCCTGCCGACATCCAGAAGGCTATTCGCAACATTCCAGACTTCCCGCAGCCCGGCATCCAGTTCAAGGACATCACGCCGGTGCTTGCGGATGCCCGGTTGTTCTCGGCGAGCATTGATCTGCTGACCGCGCCGTTCAAGCCCGGCGACGTGGACGCCGTGGTGGGAATTGATGCCCGCGGTTTCATTTTCGCCGCCGCCGCCGCGGTCAAGCTGCAGGCTGGGTTCGTGCCGGTGCGCAAGAAGGGCAAGCTGCCGTACCGCACGCTGGAGCAGGAATACAAACTGGAATATGGCACCGCCACGGTGGCTCTCCACGCGGATGCCCTTAAGGCGGGCAGCCGTGTCTTGCTGATTGATGATTTGCTGGCCACCGGCGGTACGGCCGCCGCCGCGGCGGCGCTTGTGCAGCGGTTGGAAGCCCGCATCCTGGAGATCTCCTTCCTGATCGAGCTGAGCTTCCTGGCCGGGCGTGGGAAGCTCAAGGACTACCCGGTGCGGTCGCTGGTCGTCTACTGA
- a CDS encoding sugar transferase: protein MDRRSNRHGGAPDRKVTGLPLWKRVLDLAVILALSPGLLILGGAVALAVACGSRGPVLFRQPRVGYKGREFAMFKFRTMQVDAVTQVHQEHFEELVGTEAPMTKLDESNDPRLVPLGALLRATGLDELPQLLNVVRGEMSLVGPRPCITYEYKHYQPWQRRRFDAVPGLTGLWQVSGKNRTTFNQMIQLDIEYSERMSLWLDLEIILKTLPAIWRQCLESRAPKRTQASKPAVDDTKSAQLYRI, encoded by the coding sequence ATGGACAGACGAAGCAACAGGCATGGCGGCGCGCCGGACCGGAAGGTGACGGGGCTTCCGCTCTGGAAGCGGGTGCTTGACCTGGCGGTAATACTAGCACTGTCGCCCGGTTTGCTGATACTGGGCGGCGCGGTGGCGCTAGCTGTGGCGTGCGGGTCGCGAGGGCCGGTGTTATTCCGCCAGCCGCGCGTGGGCTACAAAGGGCGTGAGTTTGCCATGTTCAAGTTTCGCACGATGCAGGTGGATGCGGTCACGCAGGTGCATCAAGAGCACTTCGAGGAGTTGGTGGGCACTGAAGCTCCGATGACGAAGCTGGACGAGAGTAACGATCCCCGACTCGTTCCGCTGGGCGCTCTGCTGCGCGCCACCGGGCTCGATGAACTTCCCCAGCTCCTGAACGTGGTGCGCGGCGAGATGAGCCTGGTGGGGCCGCGGCCCTGTATCACGTACGAATACAAACATTACCAGCCTTGGCAGCGACGGCGCTTTGATGCTGTTCCGGGCCTGACCGGACTCTGGCAGGTCAGCGGGAAGAACCGGACGACGTTCAATCAGATGATCCAGCTCGACATCGAGTATTCGGAACGTATGAGCCTCTGGCTCGACCTGGAGATTATATTAAAGACTTTACCCGCCATTTGGCGACAGTGCCTGGAATCTCGTGCGCCGAAGCGCAC
- a CDS encoding leucine-rich repeat protein: MKAIRSNFAVIALALQFVTLPAVVQAQWNYTTNDDDAITITGYYGSGGDVTIPGTIDGLPVTSVGDEAFWACASLISVTIPDSVTSLGNSAFYACTSLTNVTIGNSVASFGEQTFGFCTGLSSVTIPDSLTNIGYLAFYGCGGLTAITVDTNNAAYSSVGGVLLNKGQTTLIQCPAGKAGSYTIPSSVTSIGDFAFDSCSGLTNIAIGNSVASIGIWAFADCTGLSRITIPNSVTSIGRYAFADCAGLTAVYFEGNAPTLDGLDVFNGDDNATVYCLPGTTGWGTTFGGLPTVLLPPPYTTYTTNNGTITITGYTGPRGALTIPSTIYGLPVTSIGYQAFFGCSNLTSVTIPNSVTNIGDEAFYDCTSLTNVIISSSVTSIGNSLFYGCSSLTTVMIPNSVSNIGAHALYNCASLAGVYFGGNAPTLGDLDVFNGDNNATVYYLAGTTGWGPTFGGLPAVLWNPLVTNTNDSGEGSLRRAILDANASSGCEITFSNVTGTITLLSALPALAANITITGPGTNLLTISGNNQFRVFYMEGGTTNTLSGLTIANGTAEGYYDPPHFIYTYASGIANSGFLKLLNCVVRNCTNFVSCGQGIYNEGEMEIEASVVANCGSDPYSPPYGPLTGPGGGIYNSGTLRMTNCRISRCIAMGVDSEVSGAGVFNVGDLTMSASVIESCRSYADYDGGGIYNAGSAALNGCTVSNCVGFLGGGISSWGTLAITNSTVVASSADFGGGLFLNRTNWLVGCTIARNRAYMGGGICNIGELRMFNCTVSENSADVGGIFNGFVWGGTNPTAYANHCTVAFTTNTHYMPAVVENRGIFHAHDSIFAGNGPNDFSGVLISEGYNLIQNTNGCTITNDQTGNIYGADPLLGPLQDNGGPTWTHALLTNSPCIDQGTSGGLATDQRGGPRPFDVSSTPNAGDGSDIGAFEWTPPPTACSMAAQAIQNQPLTIPVAKLLLCSSSPMGYAIRLSGVSANSVNGGTVGLAGDGLTYIPATNFIGSDLFTYMINDGWGGTAAGEIVVTVIEGNTASSNMLPAVYTPGGLLVRFAGIVGRTYSVQRAPAVTGPWVTIGTATVGPAGIGSFEDSNPPPGSAFYRTVFP; this comes from the coding sequence ATGAAAGCAATCCGATCAAACTTTGCAGTCATTGCGCTGGCGTTGCAGTTTGTGACGCTACCCGCCGTGGTGCAAGCCCAATGGAATTACACGACCAATGACGACGACGCCATCACCATCACGGGATACTACGGTTCCGGCGGTGACGTGACCATCCCCGGCACGATCGATGGCCTGCCGGTCACCAGCGTCGGGGACGAGGCGTTCTGGGCCTGCGCCAGCCTGATCAGCGTGACTATCCCCGACAGCGTCACCAGCCTCGGGAATAGCGCGTTCTATGCTTGCACCAGCCTGACCAACGTTACGATCGGCAACAGCGTCGCTAGCTTCGGGGAACAGACGTTCGGATTCTGCACCGGCCTGAGCAGCGTGACCATCCCCGACAGCCTCACCAACATCGGGTACTTGGCGTTCTACGGCTGTGGCGGCTTGACAGCGATCACAGTGGATACCAACAATGCTGCCTATAGTAGTGTGGGTGGGGTTTTGTTAAACAAGGGCCAAACCACGCTCATCCAGTGCCCGGCGGGCAAAGCCGGAAGTTATACGATCCCCAGCAGCGTGACCAGTATCGGAGACTTTGCGTTTGATTCCTGCAGCGGCCTGACCAACATTGCGATCGGCAACAGCGTCGCCAGCATCGGGATCTGGGCGTTCGCTGATTGCACGGGTCTGAGCAGGATAACGATCCCCAACAGCGTCACCAGCATTGGACGTTATGCGTTCGCTGATTGCGCAGGTCTGACAGCAGTCTATTTTGAAGGCAACGCCCCCACGCTTGATGGTCTGGATGTATTCAACGGTGACGACAATGCGACTGTCTACTGCTTGCCGGGGACCACGGGCTGGGGCACGACCTTTGGCGGCCTCCCGACCGTGTTGTTGCCGCCACCATATACTACTTACACGACCAATAACGGCACGATCACCATCACGGGATACACAGGGCCGAGGGGCGCCCTGACCATCCCCAGCACGATCTATGGTCTGCCGGTCACCAGCATCGGTTACCAGGCGTTCTTTGGCTGCAGCAACCTGACCAGCGTGACGATCCCCAACAGCGTCACTAACATCGGAGACGAGGCGTTCTACGACTGCACTAGCCTGACCAACGTTATCATTTCCAGCAGCGTCACCAGCATCGGGAATAGCTTGTTCTATGGCTGTTCCAGCCTAACCACCGTGATGATCCCCAACAGCGTTAGCAACATCGGAGCTCACGCGCTCTATAACTGTGCCAGCCTGGCAGGAGTCTATTTCGGGGGCAACGCCCCCACGCTCGGTGATCTGGATGTATTCAACGGTGACAACAATGCAACCGTCTATTACCTGGCTGGAACCACGGGCTGGGGTCCGACTTTTGGCGGTCTTCCAGCCGTGCTCTGGAACCCGCTGGTAACGAACACAAACGACTCGGGGGAGGGTTCGCTTCGAAGAGCAATTCTAGACGCGAATGCGTCCAGCGGGTGTGAGATCACCTTCTCCAACGTGACGGGGACGATCACTTTGCTTTCGGCGCTACCTGCCCTGGCAGCCAACATCACGATCACCGGGCCGGGGACCAATCTGCTCACGATCAGCGGCAACAACCAGTTTCGCGTCTTCTACATGGAAGGCGGAACAACCAACACGCTCTCAGGACTCACGATTGCCAATGGAACGGCGGAAGGCTATTATGATCCCCCCCACTTCATCTACACTTACGCGTCGGGCATCGCCAACAGCGGTTTTTTGAAGTTGCTGAACTGCGTGGTCCGGAACTGCACGAATTTTGTCAGTTGTGGGCAGGGCATTTACAATGAGGGGGAGATGGAAATAGAAGCCTCCGTCGTGGCTAATTGTGGCAGCGACCCTTATAGTCCCCCCTATGGACCCCTTACGGGACCCGGCGGGGGGATCTATAACAGCGGCACTCTGCGGATGACGAATTGCAGAATTTCACGTTGCATTGCCATGGGGGTTGACTCGGAAGTGTCGGGGGCTGGGGTTTTCAACGTGGGCGATCTAACGATGAGTGCTTCGGTTATTGAATCCTGCCGGTCATACGCTGATTATGACGGGGGCGGAATATATAACGCAGGGTCTGCGGCGCTCAATGGGTGCACCGTGTCAAATTGTGTCGGGTTCTTGGGCGGCGGAATATCTAGTTGGGGAACCCTCGCCATTACGAATTCAACTGTGGTCGCAAGTTCCGCCGACTTCGGCGGGGGACTCTTCCTCAACAGAACCAATTGGCTGGTGGGTTGTACGATAGCTAGAAATAGAGCCTATATGGGTGGGGGAATATGCAATATAGGTGAGCTCAGGATGTTTAATTGCACTGTCAGTGAAAATAGCGCTGATGTCGGGGGAATTTTCAACGGCTTTGTGTGGGGAGGCACCAACCCGACAGCTTATGCGAATCATTGCACCGTTGCGTTTACCACAAATACGCATTATATGCCTGCGGTAGTTGAGAACCGCGGAATCTTTCATGCTCACGATAGCATCTTTGCAGGCAACGGCCCCAATGATTTCTCCGGCGTGCTGATTTCGGAGGGCTACAACCTGATTCAAAACACGAACGGTTGCACAATAACCAACGACCAGACAGGGAACATCTACGGGGCCGATCCGCTCCTGGGTCCGTTGCAGGACAACGGGGGCCCGACCTGGACCCATGCGTTGCTGACCAACAGTCCCTGCATTGACCAGGGAACTTCCGGGGGCCTGGCCACCGACCAACGAGGAGGGCCACGTCCATTCGATGTGTCAAGCACCCCCAATGCAGGTGATGGCAGCGATATTGGGGCTTTCGAGTGGACCCCTCCGCCAACGGCTTGCAGCATGGCGGCGCAGGCGATTCAAAACCAGCCGCTAACGATTCCCGTGGCGAAGTTGCTGCTGTGTTCCTCAAGCCCTATGGGTTACGCGATCAGGTTGAGCGGCGTGAGCGCCAATAGCGTGAATGGCGGCACGGTTGGTCTTGCGGGAGACGGGTTGACGTACATACCGGCGACTAACTTCATCGGCTCCGATTTGTTCACTTACATGATCAACGATGGCTGGGGCGGCACGGCAGCAGGTGAGATAGTGGTCACCGTGATAGAGGGCAATACAGCATCGTCGAACATGCTTCCGGCCGTCTACACTCCTGGCGGACTGCTGGTCCGCTTTGCCGGGATCGTTGGGCGCACGTACTCGGTCCAGCGCGCGCCGGCGGTGACGGGTCCCTGGGTCACCATTGGCACGGCGACCGTTGGCCCGGCCGGCATCGGCAGCTTTGAAGACAGCAACCCGCCACCGGGCAGCGCGTTCTATCGCACGGTGTTCCCATGA
- a CDS encoding PEP-CTERM sorting domain-containing protein — protein MNSKLVAFTFALGLGFNVQADYAFYFDAGSAAIPDNDPNGHLDSRTVGGMPGVISDVNVTLDISNGYNGDLYAWLSHGSGSAILLNRVGVSSANAVGYADPGFGMDAQQIQFTLDDQAAQDVHFYQAGFYTLNTSGQLIGAWQPDGRILDPESPAGLFDTALRSNPLGMFNGLDPNGEWILYLADVSSGHISTLTEWGLEITVVPEQSTFALAGLGAAALMIARRRR, from the coding sequence ATGAACTCCAAACTAGTTGCATTCACATTTGCACTCGGCCTCGGTTTCAACGTGCAGGCAGACTACGCATTCTACTTCGACGCCGGGAGCGCCGCCATTCCGGACAACGACCCGAACGGCCACCTGGACAGCCGCACTGTGGGTGGGATGCCAGGAGTCATCTCCGACGTGAATGTGACGTTGGACATCTCCAACGGCTACAATGGCGATCTGTACGCCTGGCTCTCCCACGGCTCAGGTTCGGCCATTTTACTCAACCGAGTGGGAGTCTCTTCGGCGAACGCGGTTGGATATGCGGACCCGGGGTTTGGCATGGATGCCCAGCAAATCCAATTCACCCTGGATGACCAGGCGGCGCAGGATGTGCATTTCTATCAGGCGGGTTTTTACACGCTCAACACCAGCGGCCAGTTGATCGGGGCATGGCAGCCCGACGGGCGCATCCTCGACCCGGAGTCCCCGGCTGGCTTGTTTGACACTGCGTTGCGGTCTAATCCGCTTGGTATGTTCAATGGTCTGGACCCGAACGGGGAATGGATATTGTACCTGGCGGACGTGTCCTCGGGCCATATCAGCACGCTTACGGAGTGGGGCCTTGAGATCACGGTGGTGCCTGAGCAATCTACATTCGCACTGGCTGGCTTGGGTGCTGCCGCGTTGATGATTGCCCGTCGCCGCAGGTGA
- a CDS encoding DNA glycosylase, producing METTRTFAVRDYDLAATLTSGQVFRWVWQDPYWIGVIGARWVRLRAGQGTLTAETAEPVSDWDWLTHYLQLEIDLGEVVRTFPEDEPMRAAVAASRGLRLLRQDPWECLASFILSSSKQIVQIRQIVALLCERYGEPLAVARGCAGINAFPCAARLARATEAELRDCKMGFRAHYLLATARRIADGEFELAHVGRLPIEAARAELMRLPGVGRKIADCVLLFAYGFQSAFPVDVWVMRALRQLYFPRRRVNARRLHRFAAEHFGSRSGYAQQYLFHYMRVTGRG from the coding sequence TTGGAAACAACGAGAACCTTTGCAGTGCGGGATTATGATTTGGCTGCCACGCTAACCAGCGGGCAAGTCTTCCGTTGGGTGTGGCAAGACCCGTATTGGATTGGCGTGATTGGCGCCCGTTGGGTCCGGCTTCGTGCAGGGCAGGGGACCTTGACAGCAGAGACAGCGGAACCGGTGTCCGACTGGGACTGGCTGACGCATTACCTGCAACTGGAGATTGACCTGGGCGAGGTGGTGCGGACGTTTCCCGAGGACGAACCAATGCGCGCTGCTGTTGCCGCGAGCCGGGGCTTGCGCTTGCTGCGCCAGGATCCCTGGGAATGCCTGGCCTCGTTCATCCTGTCCTCCAGCAAACAGATAGTGCAAATCCGACAGATCGTTGCCTTGCTGTGCGAACGTTACGGGGAGCCGCTGGCGGTGGCGCGAGGCTGCGCGGGCATAAATGCGTTCCCGTGCGCGGCCCGCCTGGCGCGCGCCACCGAGGCCGAGTTGCGGGACTGCAAGATGGGATTCCGCGCGCACTACTTGCTGGCAACCGCCCGCCGGATCGCCGACGGTGAATTCGAGCTGGCGCACGTGGGGCGGCTGCCGATCGAAGCCGCCCGCGCGGAGCTAATGCGCTTGCCCGGCGTGGGGCGGAAGATCGCCGACTGTGTGCTGCTTTTTGCGTACGGATTCCAGTCTGCTTTCCCCGTGGATGTCTGGGTCATGAGGGCGCTGCGGCAGCTTTACTTCCCTCGCCGCCGGGTCAACGCCAGGCGCCTGCATCGCTTCGCCGCTGAGCACTTCGGTTCCCGCTCCGGCTACGCCCAACAGTACTTGTTCCACTATATGCGAGTCACAGGTCGCGGCTGA